In Rutidosis leptorrhynchoides isolate AG116_Rl617_1_P2 chromosome 6, CSIRO_AGI_Rlap_v1, whole genome shotgun sequence, the DNA window TATAAACCTGTATTAAAACATTAAAACCATTATCCTTTCAGAAAGATAAAACTCCCCTTCTCTTATGGCCTCAGAGTCAGACTCTGAATATTTCCCTCTTTGATTGTTTTATTCATCACTTTCACACATCTTAAGTTTATCAtcaatagatatacatatatacacatacaatcGTATACATACACACATTGATGTATATTAATGGAAGCAGCAGCAGCAAGCAAAATGCTTTCATCATCTTTAATTATACCCCCAAGAAACCAACTCAAGCAATCTCCTCATCCTCCTTCAGGTAATAATAAAGTTTGAATTTTTACTCTTTTACTGTTCTTTAATTCTGTGTATAAATATTTTGGTACACCAAGTGTTTGATGAATTGCCTCAACGAACATTGAAATTGCTGTGACTGCTTTTATGTATCTCTTATACATTTTGTTTGCTTACCTTATCTTGGAAAGAAAAAGGTGAAATGTGCTTTAGTAATATAGTAATTTTAAGAGATTTTTGGTTATATATTTGTTGACCTTTGGCAACTGTAACTGGTTTGCTATCTATAGTGTTTGAACTTTGAAGCAAAGACACATGGTTCTGGACTTTAACTTATCCGAATTTAGTTAAAAGttttgggttaaagccaaaaataggctataaacttacacaaatgtaccgatgtcgctcacaaacccatttccgtcctactgtcgcctacaaacttataaaaaatgtaccAATATTAACATTTTGTTACGGATTACCTGCTGAACAggtaaacttaattatttaacttatttttttcattttatatgtcccgatgtcgcccatatactttcagtttctgTTCCGATGTATCATCGGCGTGTCAAAACTACCTAGAAGCCACGTCATCAATTGTTTTCGTTACAGGTAAAAAAAGTATAGTGGGCGAcatcagcacattttttataagtttgtaggcgacagtaggacggaaatgggtttgtgggcgacaccggtacatttgtgtaagtttgtagcctatttttggctttaacccaaaaGTTTTAGGCATTGGTATCATGCCATAATAAACTATCAGTATGCTTCTATGTATGCCATAGTAAATAGTTATAGTTAACAGTTGTGTTTTCAATTATTTCTAAATTATCCGTATGCTTCTATTAGCAAACCCGTGCGTCAACGAAGGGTAaaatcaattttaaaaatatttaattatcTATAGCAAGTCACTATTACTAGTGATATAAGCCACCTCATCAGAAAATGTCACATAATGAAGAAAGTAGTCATTAGGTGATCGAAATACCAAATTAGCCACCATCAAAGAATTATATAACGAGAATTAAAAAAAGGAAGAGAACTGCGAGAACCATTTAATTACAAGGATTTTCACATATTCATAGGTTGAATCacatataaatgttgatggagagtaagattgaacaaaaaaaaaaagtttaaaaagacctataatttaactatataatcaaatatataatttctcgttcacatgtgcagatGTGTTTGTAGACATGCGAACATTTCATATAATTCACAATTACATGTAATTTGtggttgtgaacatttgttttccaATGATATGAACATTAGATAACAGTTATATGTAATTGGTTGAATATAAATgcatataaaccatgtaatttaatggttctcgcagttctcgccctttttgtggttctcgtttgaatctGCTTCATATGATATCAAACCCTTTACCCGAATAAAAGAAGTATATATGATTACCACGTCCCGACAGATTTAAATTGTCAAAATGGGCCaccaacatatacatatatatatatatatatatatatatatatatatatatatatatatatatatatatatatatatatatatatatatatatatatatatatattgtgtgtgtgtgtgtgtgtgtgtgtgtgtgtgtgtctattaTATGATATTAGGCCCTCTACGAAAAATTCAAGAATTTATTTTTGTAACTACATATCTGAAATTGGGTTTACAACACATCTGCTCTAAAGTTTAAGAATTTAAGATTGGCTTGTAATTACCTAAACTGATGCCATAACAATGCTATTGCAGCTCTAAAGTTATATGAGCCTGCATCTCCTGcacactcttctatgttagcaacTTCTTTAGCTCAACATTTCCCTACTTCTGTGTTAATTCAAGAACAACGTCGTGAAAGCAAGCCACTATTGCAGACTATAAAAGATGAGAAAACATCCCAGGTAAGTCCACATTTTCAAAGGGTTGTATTCTTCTAGTAAATTTGACTAACTTTATTTAATGTTTGAATAAACTTGTTGTTTACAGGCAACAGTGGATAGCGGTCAGATAGAAACTGAGTCTTCAACACATGAAGCGGTTGGTATAAGTTCTGATCAATACTTAAAAGAATTCCAATCCCAGTTGCTACAGTGGCCTGGTTTATGGTATTTGTAAGAATGAAATTATCTTATTCTTTTTATGATGGgagcttttaaaaataaaaaaactaaaaAAGTGCGCTCACAGGTTACCATACTCAGATACAAATGAAAACCCAATTCCCTCTTCAACGATGCAGACTATGGATGTCGAAATGAGACAAGTTGTTGCCCTTGCAAAAAAGGCTCTTTCAGCTTCAAAAGAAGCAGCTTCACTAGCTGATGATGTTGAATCATTTGGAGTTGACCAAGAAAGTCTAATCACTTTAAGGTTTGACCTTTTTCATATATGTGTTATCTTTGTTTAGCTAGACATATATTTACAAGTTTGATGTGTGACTTTCCAGCTTCGGATCTACAAATTCAAGTCTAGTTCAAACCAAGAAAGTCAAATTTGTAAAGTCAACACGTCTCCTAGAGAGGCAATCCAAGAGGAGAAAAGAGTCAAAGTCAAAAGTTATTGTTCGTGAGACTAGCACTTCTACAAAACCCGAGCCAGAGAAGAAAACGTCATATAAAGATGCTAATCTACATGATCCTCTCCGTATGTTCTTGGCACGTCCAGTAACAAGAGAACTTTTGACTTCCAAAGAAGAACTTGAACTCATTGCCAATATAAAGGTTTGAAATTAACATTGTACCAAACATGTTTGTTTTCAGTTATGTTAGTTAATTTTGATGTAACTAACAAAGGGTTGCAATATTTTAGGGTGGGATGATACTAGAAGAAGCTAGGAGTCGGTTATATGATCAGTTTGGCCGTGAACCAACATTGGTTGAGTGGGCCGAAGCTGCTAATCTTAGTAGCCAAGATTTAAAGTCTCGAATTCACCTTGGTAATAGTAGCCGGGAGAAGTTAATATGTGCCAATTTACGTATGGTTGTTTATATAGCAAAACAATATAGGGGACGTGGACTCGATCTTCAGGACCTTTTGCAGGTAACAACTTATTCTGTTAAGTTTCCGATAACCCACTCTCTTTAGACCTAAAAAACCCATCaaagtttcaatttttttttagttTGATGTACTATGTACTATATTAGGAATTAATCCCAATTGATAATCACAATTTTATGCTACAAGACCATTTAATGTAAACtaatttaaagtttttttttttttgctctccATTTGCAGGAAGGGAGTATGGGCCTCATGAGAAGTGTTCATAAATTTAAGCCCCAAGCTGGTTGTCGTTTTGCTACGTATGCTTATTGGTGGATAAGACAATCTATTAGACGAGCTATATTTCAAAATTCCAAGCTCATACGTTTGCCAGTATGCCATTGTTTttgaatattatattattttattaaatttattaaaaagaAGGTGCTTAAGCATGTACTGATATAATTATATTAACATGCAGGAAGGTGTATATAGTATGATGTACAAGGTTAGTGAAGCAAAGAGACTCTGCATACGTGAAGGTAATCACGAGCCTACGCAGAAAGAAATTGCAGATCAGGCTGGAATGACTGTCGATAAACTGCAAAACTTGCGGTCTATACAAAAAATAACTCTCTCATTGCAAAAGCCTATTTGGGCTAATGATAGTACCACATATGAGGTATTCACTTCCCATAATATAATGTTAAATTCTTAAATTTAATTTCATAAGTTTTTTGTAAATAGTTTACAGAGGCGCGTTAGGCACATGTGCAAAGTGTGCAACCGAACATggcccaaaattttgaaaaataataATGCATTTATTTATGTACAGTAGCGGAATATTATTCAAACAAAGATTTGAAGTTATAATTAGCTAGTTTAAAGATTATAAGCTAGAAAAGATTAGCTTATTATTGTTTGACACCCAACTACTTAGATAACCCAAGCTCAAGTAAGCAACTttcatttattttaattttttgcCCATATAATAAGAGCCCATTTCTATGTCTCGAACAGGACTttcaaaattaactttcaaaattaATGAGACGGCATGATAATTTAAAAGAACTCAATTACTTATAATGGGCTTGATAGGTGTGGTCCTGATGGCCGCGTTCAGGCCCAAATTTCAGGGGTTACGACTGGACTTGTTTTGCATCTTGTTTGAAGCATCAAGAAATTTTATAAGATTTTAATTTTGTTATTTCAGGAAATCACTCCTGATACTACAATTGATACACCGGACGCAAGTGCAACAAAGCAACTTATGAGAAACCATATTACAAACCTTCTTGGTGTTCTAAACCCAAGAGAGAGAAAAGTAATCCGATTGAGGTACGGAATTGGATGTGAGGTACGGAAATCGTTAGCTGATATAGGAATCATGTTGGGTGTGTCTAAAGAACGAATTCGACAAGTGGAAAACCGAGCCCTGTTTAAACTGAAGCAATATTCTGAAAGCCAAGGACTTGATGCATATAAAGAATTGCTTATTTGATCTTTACAACACAAAAACTCTGTACTTTATTATAAAGAGATGATGAAATGTAGGCTTTTTGAAATGGGTTAGGTACAACTCTTCCTGCATAGGGTACTCATGTTTGCATCAGAAATGGGAAGGGGACCTTTTAGAATGTTCGTTAccatacctttcatacttttatgtAATCAGAAACGGTAAACATTTAGCTCTTGATGTATACAACGTTTTTTTGATACTTGTTCTTTGCTGTATCTTAAGCCTTACTACACGCGATATAATCTATTAATGCTAATAGCTTAAGTCAACACATTTAATTTAATGTGAAATTATTGTAGAAGCTTGAAGGTTACACTATAGTAAGTTACAAATCATCCGATTTTAAGCTTATCGTTCATTATTAAAGACGAGTAATTATTAAGGTGACCCTGATATATATAGATCATATGGGCTTATGATCATTTAAATTCATATTTCACAAGTCCAGGAATGTGGGTGTGTATGAGGTAGTCTTCCCAATCGATTACCTTTGGATCGAAGTAGACAACATTCTCGTCGTTTTTACTTTCTCTAATCGTCCTACGCAACTTTTCAGTATTTGTGTCATCGTACCTGTCaccatttaaaaaatatatatatattcaaaacctTAAACACAGAGATTAGAATCTCAAGAGGTAGTCTGGTAGTTGAGTCTTGAAAATCTATGGTGGAAGCTCAAGtttctttttttatttaatattttttgtttGGTAATGAGGAACCCCAATGAATGAACACATTGGCTCCCCATAGCACGTAAACCTCGGATTCGGGAATCCAGACGTCACCCCAATGTAAGGTAAACACATTCCactttaaatccctaattaggttCAAAAGGACATTAccaaggattgaacccgagacctacaACTTCAATAGGAGTCTTGGTAGCCACTTGAGAGTGGCCATTTAGGAAACTCAAGTTCAATTCCCATAATCAGCAACTTTGGGGTCTTGCCTTAAAAAACACGGAGAtgttactacctccgtcccaaattaatagtcatgTTTTAACTTTTCAAAATCTTTATTTCTTAACTTTgattttaaataattttttttgtgTGTTATAAAATATTTAATGAAAGTTATATCAAACGAAAACACGTATAAAACTTAATTCATCCATATAAATTtcaacaaatataatataatataatataaaaaattttatttaaagtcaaaagttaaAAAATAAAAACTTTGAAAAGTTAATTTAGGACATAGAGAGTATTAATTAATCAGGTGAAATATGATATAGCTCACAAGTTGGTCCGAGAGAACAAGTATGGTTTGTAAAGCTCCACTAGTCGAAGTGCGCAGTTGCGCTTTTGTTCAAGATTCTTGTATGTTTTAGCAAAAGCTCCACAAAATATGAATCCAACAAATTTAAAAACCTAAagaaacattaaatgattattgatCTCCTGTCAAGGGGTAACCAATCAGAGAGAAGCGGGGtgaagcaatttttttttcaattttttaaaaaactttgttcacgaacattatagattggatgaaaatatgaacatttaataaagacactttgtgataaatgtttttattttggcgggaaaacgttcgaagaattaatatataacaattattttgtttttcaagcgtattttggggttttatatattagggtttagaaatttagggtttagatttaggatttagattgcgtTTTTAAAACGaacggtttagattttagggtttagggttttgagttttgggactaaactctaaaccctaaattctaaatcgggctaaattttgacaaaaagtttTCACAAAACATGAAAGAAAACGTTAACATTTTTCACGTTCAATATTATCTTGATTGTTACTTTTGTCAATCGTtgttccgcctaaataataacattaattaagaaGTTTCTTTTttgaatgttcatattttcatgtgatcttgatgcctgaaaagaATTCCAAAAAAgcgagaaaaaaaaaattgcttcccactttccctcgattggttactttctccattgatcatatatatatatatatatatatatatatatatatatatatatatatatatatatatatatatatatatatatatatagtggtagatacaagaggaaagtaaccaatcggggggaagcaaaattttttttttttctttttcgttttttgaaaaaactttgttcacgaacattatagatttgatgaaaatatgaacatttaataaagacactttgtgataaatgtttttatttttgcgggaaaacgctcgaagaactaatatataacaattatcgtgtttttcgagcgtatgttgaggttttagatattagggtttatatggtttagatattagggtttagaaatttagggtttagggtttagatttaggatttagattgattttgtaacacgaacggtttagagtttagggttttgggtttggtgttttgggtttatggaataaacccaaaataccaaacctcaaaccctaaaccctaaactctaaatcgggctaaattttacttcacaaaacatgaagaaaaaaaacattaatattcttcacgaacaatattatcttgaatgttatttttgtcgttcgttttctcgcctaaataataacattcatcacgaagtgtcttttctaaatgttcatattttcgtgtgatcttgatgcctgaaaaaaaaattcaaaaaaaaacaaaaaaaatttgcttccccgcttcccctcgattggttacttccccattgatcctgcccatatatatatatatatatatttggaaaaaATAGACAAAAGAGTAGTAGAAGAATAGCCAAATTAAATTTAACCTGCAATGGAAGCAAGTAATGAAAAGTGATATATCGATAGAAACTAGCAGGTGATTTCAAAACTTTATGATCAGAAACTACGATCTTGTTTCCGTCGTTATTAGTCCTTGGATGTTGAGTAAAGTATATGTTCATGCATTTACAAATTGTAGTTAGCTTCAAAGAGTTTGATACTGAAGATCCCACATGATAAATTGTTTCGGAACAAGTTTGATTGGCATGATTCACGATGCACGCGATCATAGCATTCACCACCATATCGCCAGGTATCTAGAATATATATTTGATCGTTAGACTGACACTTTTGGAATGTGACGTGGAGTCAAAATTGGACTTTTTAGAAGAGAAAGAAAAAtcttattgtgatgtgataatgtTAAAATTTAAAGAGGATTTTGATgtgaaaaatgttaaaatttaaagAGGATTTTGATGTGATAATGTTAAAAAtcttattgtgatgtgataatgtTAAAATTTAAAGAGGATTTTGATGTGAAAAAtcttattgtgatgtgataatgttaaaatttattgtgatgtgataatgtTAAAATTTAAAATTTAGAAAAATCTTGTTGGATTTTGATGTTAAATTTGAGTGATAAAATTTTAGATGATGTGATAAAATATGATTGAAAATTGAGTGTAacgtaaataaattaataaaatgaatatatacttgttgaattttgatcagTTTCATCCAATTTCACCCCTAATATTGTCACCGCATTGCTAACTAACGCCCAACAAATTAAAATTCTAACACCGCGTAACACGATCTGATGAGCATTAAAATTCAAACACAATTTGTCGCCTAATATGTTGCCCGTAAGCCATGGTCTTATAGAAAAGTTTGGTTGAGTAAATGGAAATAATTTGAACAAG includes these proteins:
- the LOC139856002 gene encoding RNA polymerase sigma factor sigF, chloroplastic isoform X2; translation: MEAAAASKMLSSSLIIPPRNQLKQSPHPPSALKLYEPASPAHSSMLATSLAQHFPTSVLIQEQRRESKPLLQTIKDEKTSQATVDSGQIETESSTHEAVGISSDQYLKEFQSQLLQWPGLWLPYSDTNENPIPSSTMQTMDVEMRQVVALAKKALSASKEAASLADDVESFGVDQESLITLSFGSTNSSLVQTKKVKFVKSTRLLERQSKRRKESKSKVIVRETSTSTKPEPEKKTSYKDANLHDPLRMFLARPVTRELLTSKEELELIANIKGGMILEEARSRLYDQFGREPTLVEWAEAANLSSQDLKSRIHLGNSSREKLICANLRMVVYIAKQYRGRGLDLQDLLQEGSMGLMRSVHKFKPQAGCRFATYAYWWIRQSIRRAIFQNSKLIRLPEGVYSMMYKVSEAKRLCIREGNHEPTQKEIADQAGMTVDKLQNLRSIQKITLSLQKPIWANDSTTYEEITPDTTIDTPDASATKQLMRNHITNLLGVLNPRERKVIRLRYGIGCEVRKSLADIGIMLGVSKERIRQVENRALFKLKQYSESQGLDAYKELLI
- the LOC139856002 gene encoding RNA polymerase sigma factor sigF, chloroplastic isoform X1 — protein: MEAAAASKMLSSSLIIPPRNQLKQSPHPPSALKLYEPASPAHSSMLATSLAQHFPTSVLIQEQRRESKPLLQTIKDEKTSQATVDSGQIETESSTHEAVGISSDQYLKEFQSQLLQWPGLWYLLPYSDTNENPIPSSTMQTMDVEMRQVVALAKKALSASKEAASLADDVESFGVDQESLITLSFGSTNSSLVQTKKVKFVKSTRLLERQSKRRKESKSKVIVRETSTSTKPEPEKKTSYKDANLHDPLRMFLARPVTRELLTSKEELELIANIKGGMILEEARSRLYDQFGREPTLVEWAEAANLSSQDLKSRIHLGNSSREKLICANLRMVVYIAKQYRGRGLDLQDLLQEGSMGLMRSVHKFKPQAGCRFATYAYWWIRQSIRRAIFQNSKLIRLPEGVYSMMYKVSEAKRLCIREGNHEPTQKEIADQAGMTVDKLQNLRSIQKITLSLQKPIWANDSTTYEEITPDTTIDTPDASATKQLMRNHITNLLGVLNPRERKVIRLRYGIGCEVRKSLADIGIMLGVSKERIRQVENRALFKLKQYSESQGLDAYKELLI